Proteins encoded within one genomic window of Bermanella sp. WJH001:
- a CDS encoding restriction endonuclease subunit S translates to MNNPQQLITDNLNIWTAAIKKRGSQGRGSSKKIELHGIKKLRELILELAVRGLLVPQNPNDEPASVLLEKIAAEKAQLIKDGKIKTQKPLPEISDDEKPFELPKSWEWQRVNDVFYSISVSKNKIKTSDILAEGKVPVVDQGQSFVAGYTDRIELEIQLPGPVIIFGDHTSALKFIDFNFVAGADGVKILRPVCVNEEYFHLVAKTLPIENRGYGRHYSRLVDNLFPLPPEAEQPRIVAKVDELMALCDQLEQQTEDSLTVHQTLVETLLNSLLDAAQTYPGHASDVSRDIAGDLKDAESSHKNKTNSDPFQQTWQRIWENFDVLFVTEHSIDQLKQTILQLAVMGKLVPQNENDEPASVLLEKIAAEKEQLIKDKKIKKQKPLPEITDEEKPFELPKGWGMVRFEDVADIQSGITKGRKLKDRETTVIPYLSVANVQRSYLVLEPIKEVEIPIEEVDKYRVLNGDLLITEGGDWDKVGRTAVWRDELAYVGHQNHVFKARKFLEEQSELWLEKYLNCPFSRDYFAGSSKQTTNLASINKTQLRGCLIAVPPAEEKNRIVAKVDELMALCDTLKERIRESQATQLHLADAMAEQAL, encoded by the coding sequence ATGAATAACCCACAACAACTCATCACCGACAACCTAAACATCTGGACCGCCGCCATCAAAAAACGCGGCAGCCAAGGCCGTGGCTCCAGCAAAAAAATCGAACTGCATGGCATCAAAAAACTGCGCGAACTGATTTTAGAATTAGCCGTGCGCGGATTGTTAGTGCCGCAAAATCCAAATGATGAACCAGCCAGTGTGCTGCTAGAAAAAATCGCCGCTGAAAAAGCGCAGCTGATCAAAGATGGCAAGATTAAAACGCAAAAGCCATTGCCAGAAATAAGTGATGATGAAAAACCGTTTGAGCTGCCTAAATCTTGGGAGTGGCAAAGAGTAAATGATGTATTTTATTCAATATCTGTTAGTAAAAACAAAATAAAGACTAGTGATATTTTAGCGGAAGGAAAAGTGCCTGTTGTAGATCAGGGGCAGTCATTCGTTGCTGGATATACAGATCGTATTGAGCTAGAAATACAGTTGCCGGGACCGGTAATAATCTTTGGCGATCACACATCAGCTCTGAAATTTATTGATTTCAATTTTGTGGCAGGTGCTGACGGTGTAAAAATACTACGTCCAGTATGTGTAAATGAAGAGTATTTCCATTTAGTTGCTAAGACTCTACCGATAGAAAATAGAGGTTATGGTCGGCATTATAGTAGGCTTGTTGATAATTTATTCCCCCTTCCCCCCGAAGCCGAACAACCCCGCATCGTCGCCAAAGTCGACGAACTCATGGCCCTATGCGATCAGCTGGAACAACAAACCGAAGATAGCCTCACTGTACACCAAACCCTAGTGGAGACCCTGCTAAACAGCTTGCTCGACGCTGCACAAACCTACCCTGGCCACGCCAGCGATGTAAGCCGTGATATAGCCGGTGATTTAAAAGACGCTGAAAGCAGTCATAAAAACAAAACAAACAGCGACCCATTCCAACAAACATGGCAAAGGATTTGGGAAAACTTCGACGTATTGTTTGTTACAGAACACAGCATCGATCAACTCAAACAAACCATCCTGCAACTGGCCGTCATGGGTAAGCTCGTTCCACAAAATGAAAATGACGAACCCGCCAGTGTGCTGCTAGAAAAAATCGCCGCTGAAAAAGAACAACTGATCAAAGACAAAAAAATTAAAAAGCAAAAACCATTGCCAGAGATCACGGATGAGGAAAAACCGTTTGAGCTGCCGAAGGGCTGGGGCATGGTCAGGTTTGAAGATGTAGCTGATATACAAAGTGGTATTACTAAAGGTAGAAAGTTAAAAGATAGAGAAACTACAGTTATTCCTTATCTTAGTGTTGCAAATGTTCAGCGGTCGTATTTAGTTTTGGAACCAATTAAAGAAGTTGAGATACCAATCGAAGAGGTAGATAAATACCGAGTATTGAATGGCGACTTGTTAATCACCGAAGGTGGTGATTGGGATAAGGTTGGACGTACAGCAGTTTGGCGAGATGAGCTTGCGTATGTAGGGCATCAAAATCATGTTTTTAAAGCCAGAAAGTTCTTAGAAGAGCAAAGTGAGTTATGGTTAGAAAAATATCTTAACTGTCCTTTTTCTCGTGATTATTTTGCTGGTTCAAGTAAGCAAACAACCAATTTGGCTTCCATAAATAAAACACAGCTTAGAGGTTGTCTTATTGCAGTTCCTCCTGCAGAAGAAAAGAATAGAATCGTAGCCAAAGTCGACGAACTCATGGCCCTATGCGACACCCTAAAAGAGCGCATCCGTGAATCTCAAGCCACCCAGTTGCATCTGGCCGATGCTATGGCTGAGCAGGCGCTCTAG
- a CDS encoding N-6 DNA methylase encodes MVFTPRAVTRFIVQMINPKLGESIFDPACGTGGFLACAVDELKDQVKTSDDYTKLQNSVRGVEKKQLPHLLCTTNMLLHGIEVPKNIKHGNTLNQPLSSWDDDDMVDVIVSNPPFGGTEEDGIEKNFPAEYQTRETADLFLQLIIEVLKKKGRAAVVLPDGTLFGEGVKTKIKKLLLDECNLHTLVRLPNSVFAPYTSIKTNILFFEKGTPTKEVWYYEVPLPENVKAFNKTKPMKLENFDACTDWWGEGKSISAKTKRKNRQENQYAWKVDIQEIIDRNYNLDIKNPHVGEVISHDPEQLLADYSKQQDDMNKLRDQLKNILAAALTNKAGE; translated from the coding sequence ATTGTTTTTACCCCACGTGCCGTCACCCGCTTCATTGTTCAAATGATCAACCCCAAGCTAGGCGAAAGCATCTTTGACCCAGCCTGCGGTACAGGTGGTTTCTTAGCTTGCGCCGTCGATGAATTAAAAGACCAAGTGAAAACCAGCGATGACTACACCAAGCTGCAAAACTCCGTGCGCGGCGTCGAGAAAAAACAACTACCGCACCTACTGTGTACCACCAACATGTTATTGCACGGCATCGAAGTACCTAAAAACATCAAGCACGGCAACACCCTAAATCAACCCCTAAGCAGTTGGGATGACGACGACATGGTAGACGTCATCGTATCCAACCCACCATTCGGTGGCACTGAAGAAGACGGCATCGAAAAAAACTTCCCAGCAGAATATCAAACCCGCGAAACCGCCGATTTATTCTTGCAGTTGATTATTGAGGTACTCAAGAAAAAGGGCCGCGCCGCGGTCGTATTACCCGACGGCACCTTGTTTGGTGAAGGTGTAAAAACCAAAATCAAAAAGCTATTACTAGACGAGTGCAACCTGCACACCCTAGTACGGTTACCTAACTCGGTATTTGCCCCCTACACCAGCATCAAAACTAACATATTGTTTTTTGAAAAAGGCACACCCACCAAAGAAGTTTGGTACTACGAAGTACCCCTACCAGAGAATGTAAAAGCCTTTAATAAAACCAAGCCCATGAAGCTTGAAAACTTCGACGCCTGCACCGACTGGTGGGGCGAGGGCAAAAGCATCAGTGCAAAAACCAAACGCAAAAATCGTCAAGAAAACCAATACGCGTGGAAGGTGGATATTCAAGAGATCATAGACCGCAACTACAATCTAGACATTAAAAACCCCCACGTAGGCGAAGTCATTAGTCACGACCCAGAACAATTGCTGGCGGATTACAGCAAACAGCAAGACGACATGAACAAACTGCGCGACCAGCTAAAAAACATTCTCGCCGCCGCACTCACCAACAAAGCAGGGGAATAA
- a CDS encoding DUF6262 family protein: MSDNTRKSLIEALFELVSESKKVSIKSVADRAGLSHSIIYNRYPDLKCIIKDEQIKQAEQLKRDRDIAELEKLKTKLSSIKRKNQKLEKEKSTDFPSLLAHIQQVYSMYDQLAEEHVEALNRLRDMK; encoded by the coding sequence ATGAGTGATAATACCAGAAAATCTTTAATAGAGGCTCTATTTGAATTGGTTAGCGAAAGTAAAAAAGTAAGCATTAAATCAGTCGCTGATAGAGCAGGTTTAAGCCATTCCATCATTTATAACCGCTATCCAGATTTAAAGTGCATAATTAAAGACGAGCAAATAAAGCAAGCTGAGCAGCTGAAACGGGATAGGGATATAGCGGAGTTAGAAAAATTAAAAACCAAATTATCGTCAATTAAAAGAAAGAATCAAAAGCTTGAGAAAGAGAAATCAACGGATTTCCCCTCTTTACTTGCCCATATACAACAAGTTTATTCGATGTACGACCAACTGGCTGAAGAGCATGTTGAAGCTCTTAACCGCTTGCGTGATATGAAGTAA